One genomic region from Spirosoma sp. KCTC 42546 encodes:
- a CDS encoding alpha/beta hydrolase-fold protein, whose amino-acid sequence MRFCILAPLLCFLTGLLSSGSYAQSNHKSYEKYPYLVYLPKEYTDKKESYPLVIYLHGGSQRGKDLTKLKTYGLPHLVDKGRDFPFIIASPQCPDGKFWSTDNWLDSLYSDVKAKYRIDSKRIYLTGISMGGYGVWQTAVAYPDKFAAIVPLCGGCDDSTQICRIKHIPVWTFHGVADDVISISETERLVRRLEECNGQVKFTRLEKEGHAIQYLFEDQTIYDWLLKQHK is encoded by the coding sequence ATGCGCTTCTGTATACTCGCTCCTTTACTCTGCTTTTTGACTGGGCTTTTATCTTCAGGTTCTTACGCACAGAGCAACCACAAGAGCTACGAAAAATATCCTTATTTAGTATACTTGCCGAAAGAGTATACTGACAAAAAGGAAAGCTATCCGTTAGTTATTTACCTGCACGGAGGTTCACAGAGAGGAAAAGATCTGACTAAGCTTAAGACCTATGGCCTGCCGCATTTGGTGGATAAAGGCCGTGATTTTCCATTCATTATTGCTTCACCCCAATGCCCGGACGGGAAATTCTGGTCTACGGATAATTGGCTTGACTCCCTGTACAGTGACGTAAAGGCGAAGTATCGGATCGATTCCAAACGGATTTACCTGACCGGGATCAGTATGGGCGGATACGGTGTCTGGCAAACCGCCGTTGCCTATCCTGACAAATTTGCGGCCATTGTGCCCCTTTGTGGTGGTTGTGATGACTCAACGCAAATCTGTCGGATCAAACACATTCCGGTCTGGACATTTCATGGGGTGGCCGATGATGTAATCTCTATTTCTGAAACAGAGCGCTTGGTCAGACGGTTAGAAGAATGCAACGGACAGGTAAAATTTACACGTCTGGAAAAAGAAGGTCATGCTATTCAATACCTGTTTGAGGATCAGACTATTTACGATTGGCTTCTAAAACAACACAAATGA
- the kynU gene encoding kynureninase — MNYENSLDFARQLDQNDSLRHFRDRFHIPQRDGVPLTYLCGNSLGLQPKTAREALEQELITWQNLGVEGWFDKTEGADQPWLGYHTTCKEALSQIVGAEPSEVCPMNALTVNLHLLLASFYSPGVDSPGVDSPTQKKYKILTIKGDFPSDQYALETHVRHHGLKPAETIIEVAPRADDGLIHTTDIQHAIAEHADSLALIWMSGVNYYTGQVYNMAVIAETAQRHCIPIGFDLAHAIGNVPLRLHDWGVDFATWCSYKYLNGGPGAISGVFVHEKHHQQNLPRLAGWWGYREDRRFEMTPGFLPAPGADGWQVSTPNILALALHRAAISITAEAGIVALRQKSEQLTGFLEYVLTPFDAIQILTPDDPNQRGCQLSLLVRKNGKALFNYLTEQGIIGDWREPDCIRLAPTPLYNTFEEVWRVGEALRKFL, encoded by the coding sequence ATGAACTACGAAAATTCCCTCGATTTCGCCCGGCAACTCGACCAAAACGATTCCCTCCGGCACTTCCGCGACCGATTTCATATTCCTCAACGAGATGGCGTACCGTTGACGTATCTATGCGGAAACTCACTCGGATTGCAACCGAAAACGGCTCGTGAGGCACTGGAACAGGAGCTAATAACCTGGCAGAATCTGGGTGTTGAAGGCTGGTTTGATAAAACGGAAGGCGCTGATCAGCCCTGGCTTGGTTACCATACGACCTGCAAAGAAGCATTGTCGCAAATTGTAGGTGCTGAGCCATCGGAAGTTTGTCCAATGAATGCGCTGACGGTAAATCTGCACTTGTTGCTGGCTTCGTTTTATTCGCCCGGCGTGGATTCGCCCGGCGTGGACTCGCCTACCCAGAAAAAGTACAAGATATTAACCATCAAAGGGGATTTTCCATCCGATCAATACGCGCTGGAAACGCACGTAAGGCATCATGGCCTTAAGCCAGCGGAGACGATTATTGAAGTAGCGCCCCGTGCCGACGACGGCTTAATTCATACGACCGACATTCAGCACGCCATTGCCGAGCACGCCGATTCACTGGCTTTGATTTGGATGAGTGGGGTAAACTATTACACGGGTCAAGTGTATAACATGGCAGTTATTGCCGAAACGGCTCAACGCCACTGCATTCCCATTGGCTTCGATCTTGCCCATGCCATTGGAAATGTACCCTTGCGTCTGCACGACTGGGGTGTTGATTTTGCTACCTGGTGTTCGTATAAATACCTGAATGGAGGCCCCGGTGCCATATCGGGCGTGTTTGTTCACGAAAAACATCATCAGCAAAATTTGCCAAGGCTGGCGGGTTGGTGGGGCTATCGGGAAGATCGGCGGTTCGAGATGACGCCCGGATTTTTGCCTGCCCCCGGTGCCGATGGGTGGCAGGTAAGTACACCCAATATCCTGGCATTGGCATTGCACCGAGCGGCCATTTCAATTACAGCCGAAGCAGGGATCGTGGCGCTACGACAAAAAAGTGAACAGTTGACGGGTTTCCTGGAATACGTTCTGACGCCTTTTGATGCGATTCAGATCCTAACCCCCGACGACCCGAACCAACGCGGTTGCCAACTCTCCTTGCTTGTCCGCAAAAATGGTAAAGCGCTATTCAACTACTTAACCGAACAGGGAATTATTGGCGATTGGCGCGAACCTGACTGCATCCGTCTGGCCCCCACACCTTTATACAATACGTTTGAAGAGGTCTGGCGAGTTGGTGAAGCGTTACGTAAATTCTTGTAG
- the queG gene encoding tRNA epoxyqueuosine(34) reductase QueG codes for MHAPAHRYTQLIKAKATELGFDFCGVAKADFLEDEAPKLETWLKNGMHGQMNYMANHFDKRLDPRLLVDDAKSVITVLLNYYPEQKLPEGDDDLKLSKYAYGTDYHFVIKDKLKDLLAYIHDEIGEVGGRAFVDSAPVMDKAWAKRSGLGWIGKHTNLINREIGSFFFIGELILDLDLEPDGPITDYCGTCTRCIDACPTDAIVGPYVVDGSKCISYFTIELKEAIPEEVRGKFDNWIFGCDICQDVCPWNRFARPHQTPAFDPHPDLTAFTNRDWEEITEDVFREVFRRSAVKRTKLEGLKRTIGFVK; via the coding sequence ATGCACGCTCCCGCCCATCGCTATACGCAACTCATCAAAGCCAAAGCCACTGAATTGGGTTTCGATTTTTGTGGTGTAGCCAAAGCAGACTTTCTGGAAGATGAAGCGCCAAAACTGGAAACCTGGCTCAAAAACGGGATGCATGGCCAGATGAACTACATGGCTAACCACTTCGATAAGCGGCTCGACCCTCGGTTACTAGTCGACGATGCAAAGTCGGTCATTACGGTGTTGCTCAATTACTACCCCGAACAAAAGCTACCCGAAGGCGACGATGACTTAAAGCTATCGAAATACGCCTATGGGACCGATTACCACTTTGTCATCAAAGACAAGCTCAAAGACTTGCTGGCCTATATCCACGACGAAATCGGTGAGGTTGGCGGACGGGCGTTTGTGGATTCGGCCCCGGTTATGGATAAAGCCTGGGCTAAACGGTCTGGTCTGGGTTGGATTGGCAAGCATACCAATCTAATCAATCGGGAAATTGGTTCGTTCTTCTTTATCGGCGAGCTAATCCTCGATCTTGACCTGGAGCCCGATGGTCCCATCACCGATTACTGCGGCACCTGCACCCGTTGTATCGATGCCTGCCCCACCGATGCCATCGTTGGGCCTTACGTAGTGGATGGCAGTAAATGTATTTCGTACTTTACCATTGAATTAAAAGAGGCCATTCCAGAAGAGGTTCGGGGAAAGTTCGATAACTGGATCTTTGGTTGTGATATCTGTCAGGATGTTTGTCCCTGGAATCGGTTTGCCAGGCCACATCAGACACCCGCCTTTGACCCCCATCCCGATTTAACTGCGTTTACAAACCGTGATTGGGAGGAAATAACAGAAGACGTTTTCCGGGAGGTATTTCGCCGGTCGGCGGTGAAGCGTACCAAGCTTGAGGGGCTGAAGCGTACAATTGGTTTTGTAAAGTAG
- a CDS encoding nucleotide exchange factor GrpE, which translates to MENKDILDEQASMDTQQPDNLTTDTDSSDEAVTATVGESDETTEPASAESFVAETNKIGSELAELKDKYLRLYADFENFRRRTAKEKLDLISNANEGVLKALIPVVDDFERAMQSIESTNDVAALKEGVSLIYTKLFKTLEGKGLKPMTSKGEPFNADLHESVTQFPAPSDDLKGKVIDEIEKGYYLNDKVIRFAKVIVGS; encoded by the coding sequence ATGGAAAATAAAGACATTTTGGACGAACAAGCGTCTATGGATACCCAACAGCCTGACAACCTGACAACCGATACGGACAGCTCTGATGAAGCTGTGACCGCCACCGTTGGCGAGTCAGATGAAACTACGGAACCCGCTTCGGCAGAAAGCTTTGTGGCAGAAACCAACAAAATCGGCAGTGAATTGGCCGAACTTAAAGATAAATACCTCCGTTTATACGCTGATTTTGAGAACTTCCGTCGGCGCACAGCTAAGGAAAAACTTGATCTCATCAGTAATGCCAACGAGGGCGTACTAAAGGCGCTGATTCCCGTTGTCGATGATTTCGAACGGGCTATGCAGTCCATCGAAAGCACCAATGATGTAGCGGCTCTGAAAGAAGGCGTTTCGTTGATTTACACAAAGTTATTTAAAACGCTGGAAGGCAAAGGCCTGAAACCAATGACCTCCAAAGGAGAGCCATTTAATGCCGATTTGCACGAATCGGTTACGCAGTTCCCCGCCCCCAGCGACGACCTGAAAGGGAAAGTCATTGACGAAATTGAAAAAGGATATTACCTGAATGACAAGGTCATTCGATTTGCAAAAGTGATTGTAGGAAGCTAA
- the dnaJ gene encoding molecular chaperone DnaJ, with the protein MATKRDYYEILGVDKNVSADDLKKAYRKMAIKYHPDKNPDDPTAEEKFKEAAEAYDVLNDPNKKARYDQYGHAGMGGAAGGYGAGGPTMDDIFSQFGDVFGDDSPFGSFFRGAQGGGGGRQRVRRGSDLRIKLKLNLQEVANGVEKKIKVKRHVTCNTCGGNGSKNGTAVQTCSTCQGTGQTRKVVNTMLGQMVSTSTCPTCNGEGKIVTDRCDACFGEGRVLQEDVIPIKIPAGVAEGIQLSVGSKGNVPPRGGVAGDLLIVIEEEEDADLKRDGNNVVFDLYVSFIDAAIGTSVEVPTIDGKARITLDPGTQSGKMLRLKGKGIKELNGYGRGDEIVHVNVWTPKTLSAEERSMLEKLRNSPNFQPKPNKNEKGFFDKMKDFFHG; encoded by the coding sequence ATGGCAACGAAGCGCGATTATTACGAAATTCTGGGCGTTGATAAGAACGTCTCGGCCGATGATCTCAAGAAAGCCTATCGTAAGATGGCTATCAAATACCATCCAGACAAAAACCCTGATGACCCCACCGCCGAAGAAAAATTCAAGGAAGCGGCTGAGGCTTATGACGTCCTGAATGACCCCAACAAAAAAGCCCGCTATGACCAGTATGGCCATGCGGGGATGGGTGGTGCAGCCGGCGGTTACGGGGCCGGTGGTCCGACGATGGACGACATTTTTAGCCAGTTTGGTGATGTCTTCGGTGATGATTCCCCATTCGGGAGTTTCTTCCGGGGTGCCCAGGGCGGGGGTGGAGGTCGGCAACGCGTACGGCGGGGTTCTGATCTACGCATTAAGCTGAAGCTTAATTTACAGGAAGTTGCCAACGGCGTTGAGAAGAAAATCAAGGTAAAACGGCATGTAACCTGTAATACCTGCGGAGGAAACGGTTCTAAAAACGGCACTGCGGTACAAACCTGTTCAACCTGTCAGGGTACTGGTCAGACCCGCAAAGTGGTAAATACGATGTTAGGTCAGATGGTATCGACCAGCACCTGCCCGACCTGTAATGGCGAAGGCAAAATCGTAACCGACCGCTGCGATGCCTGTTTTGGAGAAGGCCGTGTTTTGCAGGAAGACGTTATCCCAATCAAAATTCCGGCGGGTGTTGCAGAAGGTATTCAATTATCGGTAGGGAGTAAAGGCAACGTGCCGCCACGCGGTGGTGTTGCGGGCGACCTGCTTATTGTGATTGAAGAGGAAGAAGATGCTGACCTGAAACGTGATGGCAACAACGTTGTGTTCGATTTGTACGTCAGCTTCATTGATGCCGCTATCGGTACAAGTGTTGAAGTGCCAACCATCGACGGTAAGGCTCGCATCACTCTCGATCCTGGAACACAAAGCGGTAAAATGCTACGGTTGAAAGGGAAGGGTATTAAAGAGTTGAACGGCTACGGCCGGGGCGATGAAATCGTTCATGTCAACGTTTGGACGCCCAAAACACTATCGGCGGAAGAGCGTTCCATGTTGGAGAAACTACGCAACTCACCAAACTTTCAGCCCAAGCCGAACAAAAACGAAAAAGGATTCTTTGATAAAATGAAGGACTTTTTTCATGGCTGA